The genome window GGTACAATTACAACTATCAATATTATCTTTCTCTCCCATAAAGTCACCTCTTTATTATATGTGAATATATGAACGCGTGAATATCTGTGCATATGTTTATTATATGTATAACTTTTTATTATGTCAATATAGTTTGAAAATTTATTGTTATTAGACGTAGAACATAAACTGCTAAGATATTAATAGAATAATTTCTTGAAAAAATCTCGTTTGGTTATAACAAGATTTTGAAGATCATCGGTAATTTTTTGTATGTAACTGGTTCTGTAATATGATTATCAATCTCGAAAGCAATATTTTTTCTCCAAGGCATATGTAAGACAGGTAGATAATTGCAGAAAGAGCATGAAATCCTTGTATTTATCTTCAAAGATTATGCTCGTTTACTCCATCTTAATAATAATGCAGAATTTATTATTACAGTTTCATACTTCTATTTCTTCTAAAAACTTCGCAAACTTGTTTCCCGAGAAAATCTCATTGGTCACAAACTTGCCATTATAGAAAAAACTATAGGCTGTAAAAGGTGCAGGTGCATTTTGAGCCTGCTCCTTTGATTCTACCTTGTTTAGCTTTATAGTTTGACCCTTTGTTTTTGCTATCTCAGCTATCAATGGAACATACTTGTCCGTATATGGACACTGATTTGTATAGTATAAAACCATTCCCTTATCTTCTATTGAGGCATTCTTGCAGCAATCCTTGAATTTCGGTTTTAATTCATTTTCTTGAAATGGCAGATACAAAAGTTCATAATATGGATTTGCTGTATCACAAGTCTTAAATCCTTTATATTCCAAATACTTGGGGTCTGATAAAAACGGCATTTTCTTTGCAGACGAAAGAATAACAAGCCCTTTCTTGTTTTGTGCTTTGGCATCGTTAAGGCATTCATCCAATAGCTTATTCGCATATCCCTGGCCTTTAAACTGACCTGAAACCCAAAAGCAATTAATAAAAATATAACCTTCTGCCTCAATAGGACACCATGCATTTTCAGCAGGAATATATTCTATAAAGACTTTTCCTCTGGCATCAAACTTTTTAAAAACAAGACCTTCTTTAAATTGATTTTTCATCCATTCCTTTTTGGAAGAAACACAAGTTTCTCCCTTTTTATCTGAAATGGCGCAGCATATATGTTCCGTATTAATATTACTGGCGTCAACACTAACGATATCCATACCTTCTACTCCTCCCTTATTGCTTTATTGTTCCTATAAATCGATCTTGAAATAGATACCAACTCGATGATGTCTATTATTAAACCATGCAGCATAGGTTCGACAAAATTTCTTCATTTAAAAGGGCATTTACTACATTTCGGTTTGCTTGGATTACAGAAGAATCTCCCCACCTCCCAGCGTAAGCCATCCATTATTCCTGAAAACTCCGGATTCAGTTCTCTTGCTTTTCTAAATATACAACACAACTTATTAATTACTGTTTCGAACTATATTTTTAGAGCTTACATAGGTTGCATAAAAGTATCCACCATATATTATAGCTAGAGCGAGAGATATCATCAATGAAGAACTTCCTATTAAACTACTGTTGTAAGCACTGAATATCTTATTAATTACAATCATTCCAACTATTGAGTCAATAATTGCTAAAGATAAAGGTATCATAAAATATATTAAATTCTGTTGTAATATCGCTTTGTTTATTAATTTGTTAGTAACACCGATTTTCTTAAGAGACTTATATCTATCAAGGCTATCGCTTATATCAGACAATTGTTGCAATGCTAGTACTGCTGCACTCGATACTAAAAACACTATACCTAAATATACACCCAGAAATACAATCATTGTTGTTGATCCGTATACTCTTAAATGTACCAGCTCTATTGTATTTCCGATAACTTCGATAGAGCTATATTCTACATTCTCTGAAATCTCATTTAAGAAGTTAGAGAATGTTTCTTCTGATTGTTTAGGATCATTCTCTTCAAACATTATATTGAATCCTGTGGAATATAAACTTAACTCTCCAGAGAACTGGTCAGGGACAACTAGATAGAAGAAGTTCAGATAAGATCCTGTAGTAACTATGTTTTCCTTTATTGGGACTTCATTTTTAATGGTGAATATTTTATTATCTATATTTATAGTGTCTTCATTTTCCATAAATATAGATAGAGCATTATTCATTTGTTCATAATTGGACACAACCAAGACCTCTTCTTCACTTAGAGTAATAGGTGACTGCCCTTTAAGTTCTAGAATTGAATTATATTCTGATACTTTTATAGTAGACACAGGACCATCTATATAGTTTTCAGCAAAATCCTTTTTTTCTTGCTTAGTCAAATATTCGCTTAATAAGTCATTTATAGTTATATTAAGTTTATATTCATTGAAAAACATCTGTTTTTCATAATCATTATATTTAAAATCCATTATGTCCATATATTCTTTAATATCTTTTACCTTTTGATCTTCTTGATTGATAAAAAGTTGAATTGTACCATCAAAAGAAGTATTTCCCTTTATCATCTTATCATAACTACCTTTGAAGCTAAACATAGTGAATAAAAGTGTAATTGTTAAAAAAATCATAAGACAGATTACAGTCATTGATAAGAAATTCGTATTTATCTTGTTATTCACTTGTCTTAGTACGAATATATTTAAATTTTTAAAATATACTTTTCTATTCTTTTGTACAATATTGATAAAGAAATTAGAGAGACTAAAAAAGAATAACAAAGTTCCTATAATTCCCATCATGATAGAAACTAGAAATAAAATACTTTCAGTTTCTAATCCAACCTTCAATATTAGTATATATGCACCTACCAACATTGCTATAGATAAAAAGAATACAACTATTGAGAGTAAAGGATTATTCAGCTTAATTTTTTCATTTCTCTTTGATGCATTTAGCATATCAATCAACTTATATTTAGAAATAGTGCGCTGATTAAGGATCATTACTAGAATAAATATTATACCAAAGTATAGGGCAGATTTAATCACTGCACTTACTGAAATAATAAATTTATATTGATTTATGCTAACGGCTAAAAGTTTCGCTGTTAATATGGATAGACCTTGCGAAACTATAATTCCAAGTACAATCCCAATAATTAGAGATATCAGACCAATTAAGATCGTTTCAATAATTAATATTCTTGAAATTTTACCTTTTGACATACCTAATGTCATGTATATGCCCAGCTCTCTTTTTCGTTTCTTTATTAAAAAATTATTAGCATAAGCTATAAGTCCACCAAGAATAAAAGCTACAAATACTGACGCTCCAGCTATGAGCGTATTTAATGTAGACATAAACTCCGTAGTACTTTTGCCCATTTCAAGCATTGAATTTTGAGCTTCAATAGAATTAAAACTGTAAAATATACATACTGCAAAAGTTAAGGTAATAAAATATATGAAATAATCTTTAAAACTTCTTTTTACATTATTGATTGCTATTTTAGAAAACATCTCCTATGTCACCCCCTAACAAGGTTACAACTTCAATGATCTTATTAAAAAATTCTTTTCTCGTATCCCTGCCACGTATCAATTCATTAAAAATCCTACCATCTTTTATAAACAAGATTCTATGAGCATAACTAGCTGTAAAGGCATCATGGGTAACCATCAGTATCGTAGATTGAAATTCTTTGTTCAACTTTTCAAATGAATCCAAAAGCAATCTTGATGATTTAGAGTCCAAAGCACCAGTAGGTTCATCCGCTAGTATGAGTGAGGGCTCAGTAACTAAGGCTCTCGCAGAAGCTACTCGTTGTTTTTGCCCCCCTGACATTTGAAAAGGATACTTTTTTAGAACCTCCGTAATTTCAAGCTTCTCTGCAATTTTTTTTATAAATTTATCTATTTCAATAACTTTCCTCTTTTGTATTGTTAGGGCTAGTGCTATATTTTCATAGGCCGTTAGGGTGTCAAGAAGGTTAAAATCCTGAAATATAAAACCCAATTCATCACGTCTGAACTCTTCAATGTTCTTTGCCTTTAGTGTTGTAATATCCTGACCATTTATGACAATATGCCCAGTTGTAACGGTATCAATAGTTGAAATACAATTCAAAAGAGTAGTCTTGCCACTACCTGACGGTCCCATTATTCCAACAAACTCTCCCTTATCTACCTTAAAGCTTATATTGTCAATTGCCTTTGTTATATTCCCCTTATTGCCATAGTATTTTTCAATTTTTTCAACGCTTAATATATTATTCATTCCTTTTCCCCCATAATTTCATATATCTTTATCTTTTCACATCAAACTCGGTGTGAGTTTCAATAACATCCCTACCATTTACATATACACTGACACTGTAATGTCCTTCTTCAAGCCCTTCTGGAACGGATAGTTTGGTAGAGAAGTACCCGGCATCGCTTATAACTATATCTTCTTCAACCAAAAATCTGTTTGCTGTTTTAACTTTGCCTTTATACCATACAACTTGTGCTTCTTTAACCCAGAATCTATTGCCCTTCGCTGCAAAACAAACTATATCTTCTGGTGAAAACTTAGTGGTTATACTTATAGGCCTTCCATTATCATCGATACTTTTTGATACAACGGCCTCTATAATCTTTGGGCCATTATAGTAAGTATAAGCGAAGTACACGCTAATCAATAAAAGAATAACTATTATTGTTGAGATTACATTTTTTTTCAATTTCAATTCCCCCTAAATCTATTTTTTATTTACACTTATTATCTTATCAGGGGTACTTATGAATACATATTGGTTTATATTTTATTAAAGTTACATTTCTGAAAGGTTAGAAATATAGTGAAGTCTTTTAAAATAATAATAACGAGTTTACAGCTACTATAATGTGCAGTAGCTGCAAACTCGTTATTACAAAGTTAATCAACTCATTAAGTTAACCTTACCTAAAGGAAAGATGATGCTAACCTTTGTTCCCTCTCCAATTTTCGAGGTTAAATTTAATCCTAAGCCAAGCTGATCAGAAAGTTTTTTACACAAGTAAAGTCCTATTCCAGTAGACCTGCCAAATTTTCTTCCATTCTCTCCAGTAAAACCTTTTTCGAAAACTCTATTTATATCATTATCTATAATACCTATCCCGTTATCTTCTACTGTAAGAGCAATATTGTTTTCATTTTTAACAGTATATACTTTTATTTTCCCACCCTTTTCTCTGATGTATTTAATGGAATTTCCTATCACTTGATTTAGAATAAATTCTAACCATTTAGCGTCACCATACACTGTGCCCTCTACAGCTTCCATATCTATAGAAATCTTTCTACTTATAAAGTCTCTGGAATTTCTCTTTATGGCGTTTCTTACTAGGGTAGTTAAAGAAATTTCTTTAATAATATAATCTTTGCTTACATTATTACTTCTTGAGTAATATAATACCTGTTCAATGTATTCTTCAATTTTTTTTATTTCATAATTAATGTTTTTGGTAACTTCATCTTGATTATTGTCTATAATTAGTCTTGCTGAAGCAATAGGAGTCTTTATCTCATGCACCCAGGTCTCTATGTATTCTCTATATTCACTTTCCATATCTTTATACTTCTTTACATGTTCATGCATATCCTTATTCGCCTGTTTTAACAAATCATATAAGAACTTACCTTCTATAAATTCTGGCTCTTTAATAATCTCTGATAATAGGTACTTTATATCCAAATCATTCATTATGTTGGTTACTTCATTATAAAAGTTTTTTTGCTTAATAAACTCTGTAATTATAAAAGAAAAAACAGGAAGAAACCAGATGCAAAAAATCAGAATAATTATATGAGTACTCATTTCAATAAGTAGCATAATGCCCCACGCTATAGTAAATAACATAAAATGAATCAATAAGAATAAAGTTCTATCTTTTAAATAATCTTTTATATTCATGGTAGTATATATCCTAATCCACGTCTTGTCTCAATGCTCTCTTTCATTCCGACTTCTTCAAGTTTTTTTCTTAATCTGGTAATATTAACGGATAAATTATTATCATCTACAAAAATATCTGAATTCCACATGAAGTCCATCAAATCATCCCTTGATACGATTTTTCCTTTGTTTTTAATCAAGCAAGAAAGTATCTTAATTTCATTTTTTGTCAGTTCAGCTGAATTACCTTTATATATAATAGATCCATTGGACAAATTAAACTTTAAATCATTATAGGTAATTATATCTTGAATATGAACTCCTTGAATTCTTCTTAGTATAGAGGTGATTCTTGCTAAAAGAATTTGAGTATTATATGGTTTTGTAATAAAATCATCGGCACCTAAATTCATACTCATAAGTTCATCCATCTCATTATCCCTGCTTGTAACTACTATTATAGGTACATCTGAACTTTTCCTTATTTCTCTACATATATAGTATCCATCAAATACAGGCAGATTTATGTCTAGAAGTATTAGATCCGGTTCCTCACTTAGAGTATATTCAATAATATGTTCAAAGTTTGTTGGCGCAACAACCTCATATCCATATTTAGTTAGGAACGTTCTAAGTTCTTCTCTTATAGTTTCGGCATCTTCTATAATAATTATTTTTGACATAATCACTCCCCCTAGTATAAAAAATTTATTTGTTTAAGAATATTATAAATGATTATAAACTTTCTGCAAAAATAGTCTTATTAATAATAAAAAAGGGTAATTTTAATAAATGCCTATCATGAGAATTTTAAATTATTCTATTCCTTCTTTTTTTAATCATGCCATGTATCTTATATAGATATATCAAAATCCCTACTATAAGACCTTTTTCTAAAATCCAAAAAACAAATGCAAAGATAATAAATGCACTTGGCAAGCCTGAACTAGGATCTGCTAAACTCATATTCATATTCTCCTCACCTTACATATTAACACATACTCAGGAAGCATATCTCCTTGAATAAGCGCTTTTTCTACTACTGTATACCCATTTGACTCAACATATTATGTATAATCTTCCGACTTCCATTAATACCTCAAATTATTATATGGTAAATAGCCTTGCAATGAGTGTCTCATCTCGCATGAAGCAGTATGGAGCATTTCGTGCCATCGGTTTAAGTAATCGGCAGCTAATAAAAATGATTATTGCTGAAGCCTCAACCTATGCAATCACAGGAAGTCTTTGTGGCGGTATTGTCGGGTTAATGGTCAATAAGTTTTTGTATGCAAGACTGGTAACCTTTCACTGGGGCGAACAATGGAATATTCCATTCGTAGAAATTACTATCATAGTAGCAATCGTCCTTTTGTCTGTTATCTTAGCTGTACGAGGCCCAGTAGAACGAATTCATCATATGTCCATTGTAGATACCATCAGCACACAATAATATTAAATGGCATGTCGATCAAATAGAACATGAAGTAAACACGCACTTGCTACCATAACAACGGTAATAAAAAAACCGTTATTATGGCGACAAATCAACACTTTTTTGATGCCGGTATCCACAATTCCATATAGACACTGCCTGGTGAGCTGTCATAGTACATTTCAGGAGAATAAACATCCGTTGTCAATCCGTGTTTATCTAGCCAAAATCCACTATATTTTACAGCTTTATTGAGAACTACGGTTACAAGTTGTTCAAAATCTTCTGCTTCAAATCCGCAAACAATATATTCTCTGGCAGGAAGCTCCCATTTAACAAATCGAGAATCTTCTGTTTGCCATGGCACTTCCGCACCAGCAAAGTAAGTGAAATAGCCTTCGGGTACATCACCAAGATACGCAACTCCCAGTTCGCGTCCTCCCTGTATCCGAGGAATGATTTGTTTTTCTTGGTGGAATTTTCCCCAGACTTCACCAGGCATATCTATACCTGTAGCTTCGCCAAGTGGCATTTGTCCCCCAATAGGAATAATACCTTTGAATCCCATAAAAAGAATTGGGTGCAAGATTGTTTTACGGTTAAACTCCAACACAATGCCATCACTAATAAGTGGCACACCTTCGTCAATTATAGTGTAGTTTAACAGTAAATCTGGCTTATCAAACTGATTAAGCATTACCGGTTTCCTGCGATATTCCTCTGGAGTCATTTTATAGGCTTCTTTGAATGCTCTTGTAAATGTTTCGTGACTTCCAAATCCACAATCTAGTGCAACATCTAAAATTCGGAGTTGTTTATTAGCAAGCAACTTACAAGCGTAAGCTAATCGGCGCAGCTTAATATATTCTCGGACTGGTTTCTTAACAAGACGGGAGAACAACCTTTGGTAATAAAAAAGGGATAATGCTGATTCTTTAGCAAGCTGTTCGATATCAATTTCTTCACTAATATTTTCTTCAATAAAATTCAATGTTTTTTGTATGGCTTCCCATGCATGCATGATATGCACCTCCTTTAATAGATAGCATATCACTATTACGTTTTATCCGCTTGACTTGCTCTGCTCTTATTTTCAATGATATTTAGAAGCATTACAGTATTCCCATTATTGCAATCATGAATATAGCTTTTGGAGATATTTTTAATAAAATAATATTCAAAGATTATACTCTAGTGGTATAGATATAACAATACAGAAAAAGGGCTTTGGCTAGAATATAACCGAACCCTTTTCCTTTTATAATCAGTTCAACAAGCCCTGATTTCTTTCAGGTAGAAGTCGCCACCACTGATCATCTCAAATTCATTACTCTGGCACTCGGGACAAACTTCTGAGTTTGCCACCAGTGGAAATACCTTTCCACAAGCCCTACAAATTCCATTGGCTGTGAGTATTTCCACTTCTAATTTGGTATTTTTAAGAAGTGTGCCATCTACAGCTGCTGGGAAGCAAGCATGAAGATACCTTGGAACCACAGAAGATAATTCTCCTACTTGCAGTACAATGGCCTCAACCTCTTGAAGCTGATTCGATTCTACAACTTTCAACACTTTTTCAACAATATGGTACATGATACCTAGTTCGTGCATGGCTTATTTTTTCCTTCCAAGAACTTTTTTGGCGGTTATCTTTACCTTACGCTTAATCACATGGGGTATAATCGCCTTCTTCATGCCTAAAAACTCTACACCTTCACCATCATAAACACGTTCTAAGGTGATAGCATCAAACTTACATTTTGTAGCACACATTCCGCAACCTACACACATGTATTCATCCACCACCGTAGCACCACAGCCAAGACATCTCTCGGTTTCCTTCTTCATCTGGTCTTCGCTAAGGGATGTGCGAATATCACGGAAGGTTTTCTTGGCTTTCTGACCATCAATATTTCCTGCTCTTTGCCTAGGAGTTCTGTCGAAACTATCAAGAATAACCGCATTCTTATCCAACTGTAAATACTGGCGACGACTACGTCCAATCAACAGATCCTGTCCCTCATGGACAAAACGATGAATAGAAATGGCAGCTTGCTTTCCTGCTGCTATGGCATCAATGGCAAAACTAGGTCCAGTCACCACATCTCCACCTGCAAAAATGTCAGCCTGTTTCGTCTGATAGGTAGCATCGTCTACCTGGATGGTATTGTTGGAATTTAGTACTACCTTACTTCCACTTAAAACACCACCCCAGTCGATAGACTGTCCTACTGATAGAAGAACATAGTCAGTTTCTACAATCATCGTATCACCTTCATCGTACTTAGGGCTGAAACGACCATTTTCATCAATAGTACTGATACAGCGCATCAGTTCGATTCCTGTCACCTTACCATTCTCTCCTATAATACGCTTAGGACCCCAAGAATTGTTGATTGTGATGTCTTCACTTTCAGCCACATGAATTTCTTCATCCAAAGCTGGCATCTGTTCTCTGTTTTCCAGACAGAACATCTTAACGTTTTCCCCGCCTGCACGGACTGCTACACGGGCTACATCAATGGCTACATTACCACCACCTATTACTACTACATTACCAGAAATGGTTTCTTTTTCATTTTGATTGATACGTGAAAGGAATTCTACTCCGGATATGACTCCTTCATAGTCTTCTCCCTCTATGCCAATTTTTCGCCCCTTCTGGGCTCCAATAGCCAGATAGAAGGCCTCGTATCCATTACTTCTAAGCTCATCCAAAGTGATATCTTTTCCAACCTCTACTCCGGTTTTAAATATAACACCAAGTTCTCTTAAGATATCGATTTCTGCCTCGATAATTTTTTTCTCAAGAACGAAGGAGGGAATCCCAAGAGTCAACATACCACCCAGTACCTTTTCCTTTTCAAATACCGTCACATCGTATCCATCAATGGCCAGAAAGTATGCGCAGGACAATCCAGCTGGGCCAGATCCCACAATAGCAATCTTTTTATCACTGTAATTATTACGTTTCTTAGGAATAAATCTATTATCTTTCTTTAAATCTTGA of Alkalibaculum bacchi contains these proteins:
- a CDS encoding N-acetyltransferase encodes the protein MDIVSVDASNINTEHICCAISDKKGETCVSSKKEWMKNQFKEGLVFKKFDARGKVFIEYIPAENAWCPIEAEGYIFINCFWVSGQFKGQGYANKLLDECLNDAKAQNKKGLVILSSAKKMPFLSDPKYLEYKGFKTCDTANPYYELLYLPFQENELKPKFKDCCKNASIEDKGMVLYYTNQCPYTDKYVPLIAEIAKTKGQTIKLNKVESKEQAQNAPAPFTAYSFFYNGKFVTNEIFSGNKFAKFLEEIEV
- a CDS encoding FtsX-like permease family protein encodes the protein MFSKIAINNVKRSFKDYFIYFITLTFAVCIFYSFNSIEAQNSMLEMGKSTTEFMSTLNTLIAGASVFVAFILGGLIAYANNFLIKKRKRELGIYMTLGMSKGKISRILIIETILIGLISLIIGIVLGIIVSQGLSILTAKLLAVSINQYKFIISVSAVIKSALYFGIIFILVMILNQRTISKYKLIDMLNASKRNEKIKLNNPLLSIVVFFLSIAMLVGAYILILKVGLETESILFLVSIMMGIIGTLLFFFSLSNFFINIVQKNRKVYFKNLNIFVLRQVNNKINTNFLSMTVICLMIFLTITLLFTMFSFKGSYDKMIKGNTSFDGTIQLFINQEDQKVKDIKEYMDIMDFKYNDYEKQMFFNEYKLNITINDLLSEYLTKQEKKDFAENYIDGPVSTIKVSEYNSILELKGQSPITLSEEEVLVVSNYEQMNNALSIFMENEDTINIDNKIFTIKNEVPIKENIVTTGSYLNFFYLVVPDQFSGELSLYSTGFNIMFEENDPKQSEETFSNFLNEISENVEYSSIEVIGNTIELVHLRVYGSTTMIVFLGVYLGIVFLVSSAAVLALQQLSDISDSLDRYKSLKKIGVTNKLINKAILQQNLIYFMIPLSLAIIDSIVGMIVINKIFSAYNSSLIGSSSLMISLALAIIYGGYFYATYVSSKNIVRNSN
- a CDS encoding ABC transporter ATP-binding protein, giving the protein MNNILSVEKIEKYYGNKGNITKAIDNISFKVDKGEFVGIMGPSGSGKTTLLNCISTIDTVTTGHIVINGQDITTLKAKNIEEFRRDELGFIFQDFNLLDTLTAYENIALALTIQKRKVIEIDKFIKKIAEKLEITEVLKKYPFQMSGGQKQRVASARALVTEPSLILADEPTGALDSKSSRLLLDSFEKLNKEFQSTILMVTHDAFTASYAHRILFIKDGRIFNELIRGRDTRKEFFNKIIEVVTLLGGDIGDVF
- a CDS encoding sensor histidine kinase; this encodes MNIKDYLKDRTLFLLIHFMLFTIAWGIMLLIEMSTHIIILIFCIWFLPVFSFIITEFIKQKNFYNEVTNIMNDLDIKYLLSEIIKEPEFIEGKFLYDLLKQANKDMHEHVKKYKDMESEYREYIETWVHEIKTPIASARLIIDNNQDEVTKNINYEIKKIEEYIEQVLYYSRSNNVSKDYIIKEISLTTLVRNAIKRNSRDFISRKISIDMEAVEGTVYGDAKWLEFILNQVIGNSIKYIREKGGKIKVYTVKNENNIALTVEDNGIGIIDNDINRVFEKGFTGENGRKFGRSTGIGLYLCKKLSDQLGLGLNLTSKIGEGTKVSIIFPLGKVNLMS
- a CDS encoding response regulator transcription factor; this encodes MSKIIIIEDAETIREELRTFLTKYGYEVVAPTNFEHIIEYTLSEEPDLILLDINLPVFDGYYICREIRKSSDVPIIVVTSRDNEMDELMSMNLGADDFITKPYNTQILLARITSILRRIQGVHIQDIITYNDLKFNLSNGSIIYKGNSAELTKNEIKILSCLIKNKGKIVSRDDLMDFMWNSDIFVDDNNLSVNITRLRKKLEEVGMKESIETRRGLGYILP
- a CDS encoding FtsX-like permease family protein yields the protein MVNSLAMSVSSRMKQYGAFRAIGLSNRQLIKMIIAEASTYAITGSLCGGIVGLMVNKFLYARLVTFHWGEQWNIPFVEITIIVAIVLLSVILAVRGPVERIHHMSIVDTISTQ
- a CDS encoding AraC family transcriptional regulator, with protein sequence MHAWEAIQKTLNFIEENISEEIDIEQLAKESALSLFYYQRLFSRLVKKPVREYIKLRRLAYACKLLANKQLRILDVALDCGFGSHETFTRAFKEAYKMTPEEYRRKPVMLNQFDKPDLLLNYTIIDEGVPLISDGIVLEFNRKTILHPILFMGFKGIIPIGGQMPLGEATGIDMPGEVWGKFHQEKQIIPRIQGGRELGVAYLGDVPEGYFTYFAGAEVPWQTEDSRFVKWELPAREYIVCGFEAEDFEQLVTVVLNKAVKYSGFWLDKHGLTTDVYSPEMYYDSSPGSVYMELWIPASKKC
- a CDS encoding hydrogenase maturation nickel metallochaperone HypA — translated: MHELGIMYHIVEKVLKVVESNQLQEVEAIVLQVGELSSVVPRYLHACFPAAVDGTLLKNTKLEVEILTANGICRACGKVFPLVANSEVCPECQSNEFEMISGGDFYLKEIRAC
- a CDS encoding FAD-dependent oxidoreductase; this encodes MKQSITKMYFPQGYECKHNEKVMAFANMLGRKDPKKNGYKWDDPEYVILEAGVDDDMAEVGIAMGYFTKRTAKEMAEIMGKSEDYCYEQMMKLAWYGTSFVNVIDGVDTFWHAESWIPGIMEMIVNNLEVVKKYPIVTYAMEAYGRVRGPMSSGMFPPGIGLMRVIPIESAIDSNSRRASYEEVSKYLNDNTIFSCSPCSCRTDREIMGEGCGHLKEDMCIQMGHAAEYYIRTGRGREITREEAFEIIQRAEENGLMHQIPNIDGSGKTHAICNCCGCSCLSLRSGTMYKNVDMVRSNYVSKVDKDKCVACGQCVENCPMNAMRLGQKLCSNGPVTEDITTTHTPRNNDWTEKEWNIDYRTNREEVVDTGTAPCKTSCPAHIAVQGYIKLAAQGKYTEALELIKMENPFPAVCGYICNKRCEDACTRGDLDEPIAIDDIKRFIADQDLKKDNRFIPKKRNNYSDKKIAIVGSGPAGLSCAYFLAIDGYDVTVFEKEKVLGGMLTLGIPSFVLEKKIIEAEIDILRELGVIFKTGVEVGKDITLDELRSNGYEAFYLAIGAQKGRKIGIEGEDYEGVISGVEFLSRINQNEKETISGNVVVIGGGNVAIDVARVAVRAGGENVKMFCLENREQMPALDEEIHVAESEDITINNSWGPKRIIGENGKVTGIELMRCISTIDENGRFSPKYDEGDTMIVETDYVLLSVGQSIDWGGVLSGSKVVLNSNNTIQVDDATYQTKQADIFAGGDVVTGPSFAIDAIAAGKQAAISIHRFVHEGQDLLIGRSRRQYLQLDKNAVILDSFDRTPRQRAGNIDGQKAKKTFRDIRTSLSEDQMKKETERCLGCGATVVDEYMCVGCGMCATKCKFDAITLERVYDGEGVEFLGMKKAIIPHVIKRKVKITAKKVLGRKK